A genomic window from Amia ocellicauda isolate fAmiCal2 chromosome 15, fAmiCal2.hap1, whole genome shotgun sequence includes:
- the dnajb9a gene encoding dnaJ homolog subfamily B member 9a: MATAQSALTFAVWILMISELILAKKDYYDILGVPKDASERQIKKAFHKLAMKYHPDRNKSPNAEVKFREIAEAYETLSDEKRRRQYDQIRFGSFPNDGTGGRRGPQFEQPFNFNFDDMDFDIFGQNHHSHHKKHFENHFRAQQEAHKRAFQDMPFNRGLFDDMFEDMEKMFTFSGFDGTRRHTVRTESRFQGSAKQQCRTVTQRRGNMVTTYTDCSGS, encoded by the exons ATGGCAACTGCCCAATCAGCGTTAACATTTGCCGTCTGGATTTTAATGATTTCTGAACTAATCCTGGCCAAAAAGGACTACTATGACATCCTCGGGGTGCCAAAAGACGCCTCTGAGCGCCAGATTAAGAAGGCCTTTCACAAACTTGCCATGAAGTACCACCCAGACAGGAATAAGAGCCCGAATGCTGAGGTGAAGTTCAGAGAAATTGCAGAAG CATACGAGACGCTCTCAGACGAGAAAAGAAGGCGACAGTATGATCAGATCAGATTTGGGTCTTTCCCCAACGACGGTACAGGTGGCAGACGCGGACCACAGTTTGAGCAGccctttaactttaactttGATGACATGGACTTTGACATCTTTGGGCAGAATCACCACAGTCATCATAAGAAGCACTTTGAGAACCACTTCCGGGCGCAGCAGGAAGCCCACAAGAGAGCCTTCCAGGACATGCCCTTCAACAGGGGGCTGTTCGACGACATGTTTGAAGACATGGAGAAGATGTTTACGTTCAGCGGGTTTGACGGCACGCGCAGGCACACGGTGAGGACTGAGAGCAGGTTCCAGGGCTCGGCCAAGCAGCAGTGCAGGACTGTCACGCAGCGCAGGGGCAACATGGTCACCACTTACACAGACTGCTCCGGCTCCTGA
- the LOC136771492 gene encoding THAP domain-containing protein 5, translating to MPRYCAAKLCKNRGGLPSKDNKKISFYPFPLQDHQRLQQWVINMRREEWTPSRHQYLCSDHFTEDSFDMRWGIRYLKHTAVPTIFPFTYDRHEAQSMQDEWNRRHTKRKPRPKQKTSDIKDTDTSIRPASPLKKKALILKRDHLREHLDSPLPECAQEKDVKAVKTESDGNVCQIKTMFLIEAVEGVSSCEVFDLNASVAETTDNSQPADEQQGGERTLVTPASPSGSVSSEKQHCPDTESPLTVTCTETSAQCSAAETSLERLDVAITETINTLPLGLQSNVLVETGESAEIEIEPCSADHILLYEHSYSKQDMDNDHLWNKIASLHNKITQLEKKEEKTVAKINVLEGVMMHLKKENIVCEEKRRALENYFTSLEFAMVE from the exons ATGCCCCGTTATTGTGCTGCAAAACTCTGTAAAAACCGAGGAGGCTTGCCTTCGAAAGACAATAAGAAAATTAGTTTCTACCC GTTCCCATTGCAAGACCACCAGCGTCTGCAGCAATGGGTCATTAACATGAGAAGGGAGGAGTGGACGCCGAGCAGACACCAGTACTTGTGCAGCGATCACTTCACGGAAGACTCCTTTGACATGCGCTGGGGGATCCGCTATTTGAAGCACACTGCGGTGCCTACAATTTTCCCCTTCACATATGACCGACATGAAGCACAATCCATGCAG GATGAATGGAACAGACGTCACACTAAAAGGAAGCCAAGGCCTAAACAGAAGACTTCTGATATCAAAGACACTGATACATCTATCCGACCTGCTTCACCCCTGAAGAAGAAAGCACTCATTTTGAAAAGGGACCATCTCAGAGAACACCTGGACAGCCCTCTTCCCGAATGTGCGCAGGAAAAGGACGTAAAAGCTGTGAAAACCGAGTCGGATGGAAACGTGTGCCAGATCAAGACTATGTTTCTCATAGAGGCTGTGGAAGGAGTATCGTCCTGTGAGGTTTTTGATCTCAATGCTTCAGTGGCAGAAACCACAGACAATTCCCAGCCTGCAGATGAGCAGCAAGGAGGAGAGAGGACACTGGTAACGCCTGCGTCTCCTTCTGGGAGTGTGTCCAGTGAAAAGCAACACTGTCCCGACACAGAGTCGCCTTTGACAGTGACATGTACTGAAACCTCGGCTCAGTGCAGTGCAGCCGAAACCTCGCTTGAGCGGCTGGACGTTGCCATTACAGAGACGATTAACACGCTCCCTCTAGGCCTGCAGAGTAACGTCTTAGTAGAGACTGGAGAATCTGCGGAGATTGAAATAGAACCATGTAGCGCCGACCACATTTTACTGTATGAGCATTCATACTCTAAACAGGACATGGACAACGATCACCTGTGGAATAAGATCGCCAGTCTGCACAACAAAATAACCCAGCTGGAAAAGAAAGAGGAGAAAACCGTTGCGAAAATTAACGTTCTTGAAGGTGTAATGATGCATCTGAAGAAGGAGAACATTGTCTGTGAAGAGAAGCGCAGAGCTCTGGAGAACTACTTCACGTCTCTTGAGTTTGCTATGGTGGAATGA